One Halichondria panicea chromosome 6, odHalPani1.1, whole genome shotgun sequence genomic window carries:
- the LOC135337847 gene encoding hyccin-like, giving the protein MDVINQFEKLKQENFEAAVKGLLQDVSAVNSLRNCLRSQVKLENITLFEWLFNCIQLREKSSDLFRFILQFLPDLLLVYLHAVYESNVKLKAMSETPLLGLLMEIEKNKPPLIQVPTLAKPSMYHKATVQPPQSGLTEANLLRHNQADYAPTRPTFANKIITVNNRLLFLSTVMNVFADHITTLCHESRVAFCEACVIIGMQGMGTVFLSELNGISANLSLEELYSLRRYSVSDSLITSLLRGLRMCLFQSCHPVAMDALRVLKLRAEYELLTVAIQTSHALSRLAEGVKSMEVPLDISKQSSYYGEGSSKFEKDSAEVHIVLNSHVLHCKLLNSTNPSEQLKITRSTDV; this is encoded by the exons ATGGATGTCATTAATCAATTTGAG AAACTCAAGCAAGAAAATTTTGAAGCAGCTGTTAAAGGCCTCTTACAAGATGTGTCAGCAGTAAATTCTCTGAGGAACTGTCTCCGTTCTCAAGTTAAATTGGAGAAT ATCACACTGTTTGAATGGCTCTTCAATTGCATTCAACTTAGAGAAAAGAGTAGCGATTTGTTTCGCTTTATACTGCAATTCTTACCTGATCTGCTCCTTGTCTATCTTCATGCTGTCTATGAGAGCAACGTCAAG CTGAAGGCAATGTCTGAGACACCTTTGCTGGGACTCCTCATGGAGATTGAGAAAAATAAGCCACCACTCATCCAGGTGCCCACTCTGGCTAAGCCTTCCATGTATCACAAG GCTACTGTGCAGCCTCCTCAGTCTGGTTTGACTGAGGCTAACCTTTTGAGACATAATCAGGCGGACTATGCTCCTACAAGACCTACCTTTGCTAACAAAATCATTACCGTCAACAACAG ATTACTTTTCTTGTCGACTGTGATGAATGTATTTGCTGACCATATCACTACCTTGTGTCACGAGTCAAGAGTAGCCTTCTGTGAGGCTTGCGTAAT AATCGGTATGCAGGGAATGGGCACGGTTTTCTTGAGCGAATTGAATGGAATTTCTGCCAATTTGAGTCTAGAAGAACTTTACTCATTGAGGAGATATTCTGTCAGCGACTCACTAATAACCAGTCTGTTGAGGGGATTAAGAATGTGTCT ATTCCAAAGCTGCCACCCTGTTGCAATGGATGCACTCCGTGTCTTAAAACTACGAGCTGAATATGAATTGCTCACTGTCGCAATACAG ACAAGCCATGCTTTGTCTAGACTTGCTGAAGGTGTGAAGTCGATGGAAGTCCCACTAGACATATCCAAACAATCTTCTTACTATGGAGAAG gtagctCGAAGTTTGAGAAAGATTCAGCAGAGGTCCACATTGTGTTGAACAGTCATGTCCTACACTGTAAGCTGCTTAACTCAACAAACCCTAGTGAACAACTTAAGATCAccagatctactgatgtatga
- the LOC135337827 gene encoding mitogen-activated protein kinase kinase kinase 3-like isoform X1, with translation MSRGSSYTDAQQQQLDESIQRDLLLGFRPKSVPAVSHNRFLWPNRKDVRVKLELGDEKRIVLVPRPLTLEGLIRQTQNCFPGHKYTMYFFNSEVKGLRPLTAQTEVDFAQDIFDSQTRATSMRVVLTLDTPSPPQDQTPPSFSPAASPPPPQSPDSQSSSHSDSPALTPYLLPPRDYRFSNRSSSDPYSGSELVQEGVRASPDPFQTFPRASGDIGGDPLRSTSPPPWFIAEPHTPRVKQDFLDGGAFIPETEDGGPPTVTEPFHQSHSSPEPSLRSMPSTPSEYTYDSRSPPDSISLSSELVHRNEPHVLDYEDDDCYSHLSGPMARTFPRQKKKKSLSDRTTPLDQKSLYRTYPLNDPNRLNTSRSNRKTLPSAETVLSRGNSSTRLNDAELALQNLARLNVSSKVTAPTNWSKGKLLGSGAFGQVFLCHDNDTGRELAVKIVDINHIDHAAPSTDSLNMQKEVRSFETELQLLKNLRHERIVTYDGTERADGKLYIFMEFMPGGSIYQHLRDTGALNEILTRKYTRQILEGITYLHENKIVHRDIKGANILRDSNGNIKLADFGASKRLQTIRSGRAGIQSVQGTPYWMAPEVIKGEVYSYRADIWSVGATVVEMLKCHPPWYEFEPTAAMFKIVTEETKPDLPPHCSEHVTHFLQLCFIKDKNQRLSARELMECPFVNT, from the exons ATGTCGAGAGGAAGCTCTTACA CAGATGCACAACAGCAGCAGCTAGATGAATCTATTCAACGCGACCTATTGCTGGGATTCCGACCAAAGTCAGTGCCAGCTGTTTCTCACAACCGGTTCCTCTGGCCAAACAGA AAAGATGTTCGTGTAAAGCTAGAATTAGGAGATGAAAAGAGAATTGTTCTTGTACCGCGACCTCTGACCTTGGAGGGATTGATCCGGCAAACTCAGAACTGTTTTCCAGGCCACAAGTACACAATGTACTTCTTCAACAGTGAG GTTAAAGGTCTGCGACCGTTAACAGCACAGACTGAAGTTGATTTTGCACAAGACATATTTGACTCTCAAACACGTGCTACGAGTATGAGGGTAGTACTCACTCTAGACACACCTTCACCCCCACAAGACCAGACTCCACCCTCTTTTTCTCCGGCAGCCTCCCCTCCCCCACCTCAGTCACCAGACTCACAGTCCTCAAGTCATAGTGACTCCCCTGCACTCACACCGTACCTTCTACCACCCAGAGACTACAGATTTTCCaatag GTCATCGTCTGATCCGTATTCTGGCAGTGAGTTGGTTCAAGAGGGGGTTAGAGCAAGTCCTGACCCGTTCCAAACATTCCCCAGAGCCTCAGGGGATATCGGAGGAGATCCTCTACGAAGTACTTCACCGCCTCCTTGGTTCATTGCCGAGCCTCACACACCACGAGTAAAGCAGGATTTTTTG GATGGTGGCGCTTTTATACCTGAGACTGAAGATGGTGGTCCACCGACAGTCACTGAGCCGTTCCATCAGAGCCACTCCTCCCCTGAGCCTTCATTACGCTCTATGCCCTCCACACCCTCCGAGTATACATATGACTCTAGATCACCACCAGATTCCATCAG TTTGAGCAGTGAGCTTGTGCACAGGAATGAGCCTCATGTTCTAGACTATGAAGATgatg ATTGCTACAGTCATCTATCCGGTCCGATGGCTAGAACATTTCCACGGCAGAAGAAGAAAAAGTCATTGTCTGACAGAACAACTCCTCTTGATCAAAAATCAT TGTACAGGACCTACCCGCTGAATGACCCTAACCGTCTGAATACCAGTAGATCCAACAGAAAGACCCTTCCCAGTGCTGAGACAGTTCTTAGCAGAGGCAACAGCTCAACAAGACTCAACGACGCTGAACTAGCACTGCAGAACTTGGCCCGGCTGAATGTATCCAGCAAAG TGACAGCTCCCACTAATTGGTCCAAAGGAAAGCTCCTCGGCTCGGGGGCATTTGGACAGGTCTTCCTCTGCCATGACAATGACACAG GTCGAGAATTAGCAGTAAAGATTGTGGATATCAATCACATTGACCATGCTGCCCCGTCCACTGACTCTCTTAACATGCAAaag GAAGTAAGGTCATTTGAGACAGAACTGCAATTGTTGAAGAACTTGAGACACGAAAGAATAGTCACTTACGATGGTACAGAGAGAGCTGATGGAAAACTTTACATCTTTATGGAGTTTATGCCTGGG GGCTCTATTTATCAACATCTGCGGGACACTGGAGCACTCAATGAAATTTTAACCAGAAAATACACTCGGCAGATATTAGAGGGTATTACTTATCTTCATGAAAACAAAATAGTTCATAGAGATATCAAAGGTGCCAACATTTTACGAGATTCTAATGGGAATATCAAGCTGGCAGATTTCGGAGCTTCTAAAAGATTACAG ACTATTCGCAGTGGTCGTGCTGGAATTCAGTCAGTGCAAGGAACTCCCTACTGGATGGCCCCTGAGGTCATTAAAGGGGAGGTTTACTCCTACAGAGCTGACATTTG GAGTGTGGGGGCGACAGTAGTTGAGATGCTAAAATGTCACCCTCCCTGGTATGAGTTTGAGCCAACAGCTGCTATGTTCAAGATTGTCACAGAGGAAACCAAACCAGACTTACCACCTCACTGCTCGGAACATGTAACGCACTTCTTACAGCTATGTTTTATAAA
- the LOC135337827 gene encoding mitogen-activated protein kinase kinase kinase 3-like isoform X2: MSRGSSYNAQQQQLDESIQRDLLLGFRPKSVPAVSHNRFLWPNRKDVRVKLELGDEKRIVLVPRPLTLEGLIRQTQNCFPGHKYTMYFFNSEVKGLRPLTAQTEVDFAQDIFDSQTRATSMRVVLTLDTPSPPQDQTPPSFSPAASPPPPQSPDSQSSSHSDSPALTPYLLPPRDYRFSNRSSSDPYSGSELVQEGVRASPDPFQTFPRASGDIGGDPLRSTSPPPWFIAEPHTPRVKQDFLDGGAFIPETEDGGPPTVTEPFHQSHSSPEPSLRSMPSTPSEYTYDSRSPPDSISLSSELVHRNEPHVLDYEDDDCYSHLSGPMARTFPRQKKKKSLSDRTTPLDQKSLYRTYPLNDPNRLNTSRSNRKTLPSAETVLSRGNSSTRLNDAELALQNLARLNVSSKVTAPTNWSKGKLLGSGAFGQVFLCHDNDTGRELAVKIVDINHIDHAAPSTDSLNMQKEVRSFETELQLLKNLRHERIVTYDGTERADGKLYIFMEFMPGGSIYQHLRDTGALNEILTRKYTRQILEGITYLHENKIVHRDIKGANILRDSNGNIKLADFGASKRLQTIRSGRAGIQSVQGTPYWMAPEVIKGEVYSYRADIWSVGATVVEMLKCHPPWYEFEPTAAMFKIVTEETKPDLPPHCSEHVTHFLQLCFIKDKNQRLSARELMECPFVNT, from the exons ATGTCGAGAGGAAGCTCTTACA ATGCACAACAGCAGCAGCTAGATGAATCTATTCAACGCGACCTATTGCTGGGATTCCGACCAAAGTCAGTGCCAGCTGTTTCTCACAACCGGTTCCTCTGGCCAAACAGA AAAGATGTTCGTGTAAAGCTAGAATTAGGAGATGAAAAGAGAATTGTTCTTGTACCGCGACCTCTGACCTTGGAGGGATTGATCCGGCAAACTCAGAACTGTTTTCCAGGCCACAAGTACACAATGTACTTCTTCAACAGTGAG GTTAAAGGTCTGCGACCGTTAACAGCACAGACTGAAGTTGATTTTGCACAAGACATATTTGACTCTCAAACACGTGCTACGAGTATGAGGGTAGTACTCACTCTAGACACACCTTCACCCCCACAAGACCAGACTCCACCCTCTTTTTCTCCGGCAGCCTCCCCTCCCCCACCTCAGTCACCAGACTCACAGTCCTCAAGTCATAGTGACTCCCCTGCACTCACACCGTACCTTCTACCACCCAGAGACTACAGATTTTCCaatag GTCATCGTCTGATCCGTATTCTGGCAGTGAGTTGGTTCAAGAGGGGGTTAGAGCAAGTCCTGACCCGTTCCAAACATTCCCCAGAGCCTCAGGGGATATCGGAGGAGATCCTCTACGAAGTACTTCACCGCCTCCTTGGTTCATTGCCGAGCCTCACACACCACGAGTAAAGCAGGATTTTTTG GATGGTGGCGCTTTTATACCTGAGACTGAAGATGGTGGTCCACCGACAGTCACTGAGCCGTTCCATCAGAGCCACTCCTCCCCTGAGCCTTCATTACGCTCTATGCCCTCCACACCCTCCGAGTATACATATGACTCTAGATCACCACCAGATTCCATCAG TTTGAGCAGTGAGCTTGTGCACAGGAATGAGCCTCATGTTCTAGACTATGAAGATgatg ATTGCTACAGTCATCTATCCGGTCCGATGGCTAGAACATTTCCACGGCAGAAGAAGAAAAAGTCATTGTCTGACAGAACAACTCCTCTTGATCAAAAATCAT TGTACAGGACCTACCCGCTGAATGACCCTAACCGTCTGAATACCAGTAGATCCAACAGAAAGACCCTTCCCAGTGCTGAGACAGTTCTTAGCAGAGGCAACAGCTCAACAAGACTCAACGACGCTGAACTAGCACTGCAGAACTTGGCCCGGCTGAATGTATCCAGCAAAG TGACAGCTCCCACTAATTGGTCCAAAGGAAAGCTCCTCGGCTCGGGGGCATTTGGACAGGTCTTCCTCTGCCATGACAATGACACAG GTCGAGAATTAGCAGTAAAGATTGTGGATATCAATCACATTGACCATGCTGCCCCGTCCACTGACTCTCTTAACATGCAAaag GAAGTAAGGTCATTTGAGACAGAACTGCAATTGTTGAAGAACTTGAGACACGAAAGAATAGTCACTTACGATGGTACAGAGAGAGCTGATGGAAAACTTTACATCTTTATGGAGTTTATGCCTGGG GGCTCTATTTATCAACATCTGCGGGACACTGGAGCACTCAATGAAATTTTAACCAGAAAATACACTCGGCAGATATTAGAGGGTATTACTTATCTTCATGAAAACAAAATAGTTCATAGAGATATCAAAGGTGCCAACATTTTACGAGATTCTAATGGGAATATCAAGCTGGCAGATTTCGGAGCTTCTAAAAGATTACAG ACTATTCGCAGTGGTCGTGCTGGAATTCAGTCAGTGCAAGGAACTCCCTACTGGATGGCCCCTGAGGTCATTAAAGGGGAGGTTTACTCCTACAGAGCTGACATTTG GAGTGTGGGGGCGACAGTAGTTGAGATGCTAAAATGTCACCCTCCCTGGTATGAGTTTGAGCCAACAGCTGCTATGTTCAAGATTGTCACAGAGGAAACCAAACCAGACTTACCACCTCACTGCTCGGAACATGTAACGCACTTCTTACAGCTATGTTTTATAAA